A single window of Butyricicoccus intestinisimiae DNA harbors:
- a CDS encoding aromatic acid exporter family protein, producing MKQLWEKYRIHTQKTLLLGTKIAFGSALAIFVARYLGLSHDVSAGTITMLTLMTTKWQTVKLSVSRVLTFALATLIAWIIFLHVSNAYAAYGVFMFLLVCISAMLGLTATVSVNAVIGAHLFTGQDFSAQAIGNEFKLVCIGIVIALVLNLYHDNGQRKKELIANMRSVENQLQQIILELAAYLIQFQMSHNLWGHIYKLERELERYIKDAHEYQDNTFHFHPEYYIDYFEMRHAQCQVLDNLHNELRRIRSRPKQAQIIAEYLLYVADYVVEINSPEKQLGRLHEIFADMKKQELPKTREEFESRAMLYHILMDMEEFLLYKKRFVHRLDKQQREIYWKNE from the coding sequence GTGAAACAATTATGGGAAAAATATCGCATTCATACGCAAAAAACGCTGCTTTTGGGCACAAAGATTGCATTTGGCAGTGCGCTGGCGATATTTGTCGCGCGCTATCTGGGCTTGTCGCATGACGTCTCTGCGGGAACCATTACGATGCTGACGCTGATGACGACGAAGTGGCAGACCGTCAAGCTGTCGGTTTCCCGCGTGCTGACGTTTGCGCTGGCAACGCTCATCGCGTGGATAATCTTTCTGCATGTCAGCAATGCGTATGCGGCGTATGGCGTGTTTATGTTCCTGCTCGTCTGTATTTCTGCCATGCTTGGCTTGACTGCGACGGTTTCTGTCAATGCGGTCATCGGTGCACACCTGTTCACCGGACAGGATTTTTCTGCGCAGGCAATCGGCAACGAATTCAAATTGGTCTGTATCGGCATTGTCATCGCGCTTGTGCTGAACTTATATCACGACAATGGACAACGAAAAAAAGAGTTGATTGCAAACATGCGGTCGGTTGAAAATCAATTGCAGCAGATTATTTTAGAGCTTGCCGCTTATTTGATTCAGTTTCAAATGTCGCACAATTTATGGGGACATATTTACAAATTGGAGCGTGAGCTGGAGCGGTATATCAAAGATGCGCACGAATATCAGGACAACACCTTTCACTTTCATCCGGAGTATTATATCGATTACTTTGAGATGCGCCATGCACAGTGTCAAGTGCTGGATAATCTGCACAATGAACTCCGGCGCATTCGCAGCCGACCAAAACAAGCGCAGATTATCGCGGAATATTTGCTGTATGTGGCGGATTATGTTGTGGAAATCAATAGTCCGGAAAAACAGCTGGGACGATTGCATGAAATTTTCGCGGACATGAAAAAACAGGAGCTTCCCAAAACCCGCGAAGAGTTTGAGAGCCGCGCAATGCTGTATCATATCCTGATGGACATGGAAGAGTTCCTGCTGTACAAAAAACGCTTCGTTCACCGCTTGGATAAGCAGCAAAGGGAAATTTATTGGAAGAACGAGTAA
- a CDS encoding ABC transporter ATP-binding protein: MFLEINQIRKSFGEGDNRVEVLKGIDLAIEKGEFCVLLGASGSGKSTLLNIIGGIDSADSGDICIRGARLADMSEKRLTLYRRNHLGYIFQMYNLIPNLTVQENIEVGAYLSDHPLDVQELLHTLGLQEHRNKLPNQLSGGQQQRTAIGRAVVKNPDILLCDEPTGALDYHTSKEILKLIETVNRKYGNTIIMVTHNDAIKDMADRVVRLRDGTIMKNYANEHRVPAEKLEW; the protein is encoded by the coding sequence ATGTTTCTGGAAATCAATCAGATTCGAAAATCTTTCGGCGAGGGCGATAATCGGGTAGAAGTACTGAAAGGGATTGACCTTGCGATTGAAAAAGGGGAATTTTGTGTACTTTTGGGCGCGTCCGGTTCCGGTAAATCGACGTTGCTCAATATTATCGGCGGTATTGACAGCGCCGACAGCGGAGATATCTGCATCAGGGGAGCGCGCCTTGCCGATATGAGTGAAAAAAGGCTAACTTTATACCGCAGAAATCATTTAGGATACATTTTTCAGATGTATAATCTCATTCCTAATCTGACCGTGCAGGAAAACATAGAAGTGGGCGCGTATCTATCCGACCATCCGTTGGATGTTCAGGAGCTGCTTCACACGTTGGGGCTGCAGGAACATAGAAATAAGCTGCCCAATCAGCTGTCCGGCGGTCAGCAGCAGCGCACGGCAATCGGACGCGCAGTGGTAAAGAATCCGGACATCTTACTGTGTGATGAACCGACGGGCGCGCTGGATTATCACACATCCAAAGAAATCCTCAAACTCATTGAAACCGTCAATCGGAAATACGGAAACACCATTATCATGGTGACACACAATGATGCCATTAAGGATATGGCAGATCGTGTGGTGCGCCTGCGTGACGGTACAATTATGAAAAATTATGCAAATGAGCACCGCGTTCCGGCGGAAAAACTGGAATGGTGA
- the groL gene encoding chaperonin GroEL (60 kDa chaperone family; promotes refolding of misfolded polypeptides especially under stressful conditions; forms two stacked rings of heptamers to form a barrel-shaped 14mer; ends can be capped by GroES; misfolded proteins enter the barrel where they are refolded when GroES binds), with protein MAKQILFGEEARRALGRGVDQLADTVKVTLGPKGRNVVLDKKFGAPLITNDGVTIAKDIELDDPFENMGAQLVKEVATKTNDLAGDGTTTATVLAQAIVREGMKNVAAGANPMIMRKGIAKGVETAINAIKENSEKIKGSADIARVAAISSSDETIGELIAEAMEKVSADGVITVEESKTAETYSEIVEGMQFDRGYITPYMVTDTEKMEAVLDDAVILITDKKISNIQDLLPLLEQIVKTGKKLLIIAEDLEGEALSTLLLNKLRGTFTCVAVKAPGFGDRRKEMLKDIAVLTGGEVISEEIGLELKDTTMAMLGRARQVKVNKEGTVIVDGQGDAEAIKARVENIRHAIETTTSDFDREKLQERLAKLAGGVAVIKVGAATETEMKEKKLRVEDALNATRAAVEEGIVAGGGVAYVNAVPAVEAVAGETTGDEKTGVNIVVKALQEPIRQIAANAGIDGAVVLEKIRESGKVGYGFDAYSETYCEMIESGIVDPTKVNRSALQNAASVASTVLTTESIVTDIKEPAPAAAPAAPDMGGMY; from the coding sequence TCCGAAGGGCCGCAATGTTGTTCTGGACAAGAAATTCGGCGCTCCGCTGATCACCAACGACGGTGTAACCATTGCCAAGGACATCGAGCTGGACGATCCGTTTGAGAACATGGGCGCACAGCTGGTCAAGGAAGTTGCTACCAAGACCAATGATCTGGCAGGCGACGGCACCACCACCGCTACCGTTCTGGCACAGGCTATCGTTCGCGAGGGCATGAAGAATGTTGCTGCTGGTGCAAATCCGATGATTATGCGCAAGGGCATCGCAAAGGGCGTTGAGACCGCAATCAATGCAATCAAGGAGAACTCTGAGAAGATCAAGGGCTCTGCAGATATCGCGCGTGTAGCTGCAATCTCTTCCAGCGATGAGACCATCGGCGAGCTGATTGCTGAGGCTATGGAAAAGGTTTCCGCTGACGGCGTTATCACCGTTGAGGAGTCTAAGACCGCTGAGACCTATTCCGAAATCGTAGAAGGTATGCAGTTTGACCGCGGCTACATCACGCCGTACATGGTAACCGATACCGAGAAGATGGAAGCTGTTCTGGATGACGCTGTTATCCTGATTACCGACAAGAAGATTTCCAACATTCAGGATCTGCTGCCGCTGCTGGAGCAGATTGTAAAGACCGGCAAGAAGCTGCTCATCATCGCTGAGGATCTGGAAGGCGAGGCACTGTCCACGCTGCTGCTGAACAAGCTGCGCGGCACCTTCACCTGCGTTGCTGTTAAGGCTCCGGGCTTCGGCGACCGCCGCAAGGAAATGCTCAAGGACATCGCTGTTCTGACTGGCGGCGAAGTTATTTCCGAGGAGATTGGTCTGGAACTGAAGGACACCACCATGGCTATGCTGGGTCGTGCTCGTCAGGTAAAGGTCAACAAGGAAGGCACCGTGATTGTTGACGGTCAGGGCGACGCAGAGGCAATCAAGGCTCGCGTAGAAAACATCCGTCATGCAATCGAGACGACCACTTCCGACTTCGATCGTGAGAAGCTGCAGGAGCGTCTGGCTAAGCTGGCTGGCGGCGTTGCAGTTATCAAGGTTGGCGCTGCTACCGAGACTGAAATGAAGGAAAAGAAGCTGCGTGTTGAGGACGCTCTGAACGCTACGCGCGCTGCTGTTGAGGAAGGCATCGTAGCAGGCGGCGGCGTTGCTTATGTAAACGCTGTTCCGGCTGTAGAAGCTGTTGCAGGCGAGACCACAGGCGACGAAAAGACCGGCGTGAACATTGTCGTTAAGGCACTGCAGGAGCCGATCCGTCAGATCGCTGCAAACGCTGGCATTGACGGCGCTGTTGTTCTGGAGAAGATTCGTGAGTCCGGCAAGGTTGGCTATGGCTTCGACGCTTACTCCGAGACCTACTGCGAGATGATCGAATCCGGCATCGTAGACCCGACCAAGGTAAACCGTTCCGCTCTGCAGAACGCTGCATCCGTCGCTTCTACTGTACTGACCACCGAGTCCATTGTGACCGACATCAAGGAGCCGGCTCCGGCTGCAGCTCCGGCAGCACCGGACATGGGCGGCATGTACTAA